Part of the Tolypothrix sp. PCC 7910 genome, CATGTAGGATGCGTTAGCGATAGCGTAACGCATCTGACATTTTTTCAGGAATTAAACTTAATTCCCATATAACCAACAAAAATGAGTGGAAATTGTCTATGAAAGTACAATTCTCCACTCATAATTTGCTGAATTGGTACCAAACAAAAAGACCCTGCTCAGATGTCAATTTTCCAAATTTGGGATTAATTAGCGAGATTCAGTACCTTGATTGGGGCTACCTGCAACATTATCTTCACCTGGTGCTTCAGGTTTAGCAGTTTCTCTAGCATCACTTTGTTCTGCATCACCAGTTTTGCGGATGCTATCCTCCAGGGGGGTTTGATAACCACCAGATGCTGTAGGTGTAGTACCTTCACTATTAGATTGTGGCTTTTGTTGTTCAGACATAATTAAGCTCCTGTGATTTAATTCATGCCTTATTTTATGAATATCTGAATGGGAATTTAATCTATCTAGAATATGGTTAAGCTTGCTTCATCCCTCTATCGGAGGTTATGTTTAATCTGTTAAGTAGTTAGTGCAATTAAAAATAAATCTTGTAGGCAGTTATTTGTCATGAGTCATCTGTCCTTGGTAAGGATTTGAAAATTTAAGTTATCAAGAGTTAATAGATGAGAAAATATATAAATCTAGAAGCACTTTGCAAAAATTAAATATGATTTCTATGATTTAGCACTAAATTCTGAGTAAATTGAATAACCCTAAAATTTAAATTTCTGTAAGATAAATCATATAAGAATAATTAATGAACCAAAGCAATTTAGAATTACCATCTGGCTGTATTCTCCGCAAAGCAACATCTCAAGATAATTGGCCGATTCGGTTGTTGGTGTTATCTGCTAAACTCGATCCGACTCAATTACGTTGGCAACAATTTTGGGTGATTGAGTGTAATGGAAAATTAGCAGCTTGCGGACAGCTACGCAACTTTGATGATACTCAAGAACTTGGTAGTTTGGTGGTTATACCAGCTTGGCGTAATCGTGGTTTAGGGAGTTTACTCACACAGCATCTCATTGCTACAGCCACGCAACCGTTATATCTAGAATGTTTAGGACAGCGTCTAGCAGAATTTTACAGTCGTTTTGGCTTTGTTGCGATCGCCTTTGAAGAATTACCGCGATCGCTAAAATCTAAATTCGGCTTGTCGCAATTAGGAAAAAAGCTAATTCGGGTTCCTGTAGTGTTTATGCAATATCCCAATTCGTAATTCGTAATCAGCTAAAAAAACTATTGCCCGATAGGTTTGCCTGTTTTATCAAAATCTTCACCTTTTTCCCCAGTACTTACTTCTATTGTGCCATCATCAAATCTTTGAGTGTAATTATATTTGAAGGGAATGATAACTTGACCACTTTTGTCGATATATCCCCATTTACCATTTAGTTTTACCGCTACAAGCCCCTGTAAAAAAGAAGGATGAAGTCCATATCCGCTAGCATCAAACTTAAAGGGGATAACAACCTTACCAGTTTTATCGATAAATCCTAGCTTGCCGTTCAGTTCTGCTGGGACAAAACCTTCAGTAAAAGCAGGAGGGTAAACTAAGCCCAAGACTCCATAATTAAAGGAGAATACAAATCTGCCAGTCTTGTCGATATAACGCCATTTACCATTAAGTTTTGCTGCTGCCAGCCCTTCGGAAAAAGCAAGTGCTTCAGTAAATTGAAAGGGAATAACCACTCTACCAGTTTTGTCGATATATCCCCACTTGCCATTAAGTTTTGCTGCTGCCAGCCCTTCGGAAAAAGAAAAAGTTTCGGAAAACTGAAGGGGGATCACAACTTTTCCAGTTTTGTCGATGAATCCCGATTTGCCATTTACCCCTACAGAGGCTAATCCTTCTGCAAAATCTCTAGCGCTGTCATATTGGGGGTGAACGACAATCTCAGCTTTGAGATTGGCATATCCCCATTTACCAGTGGAAGTAAGCCCAACGTTCCTTTCGGAATATGTTCCTCCGTTATTGATGAGGCTCATTCCCTCACTAGGATCGCCTATACAGTTAGGATTAAATGAAAGTGAAGTTTGAAAGGGAAAGAGGGTTGTTGAACATGTATGAAGGGCATCTTCGTCATAGCAAGCTTGCAAAATCAAGCAAGATAAACCAGTAAGCAAAAAGACTATCTTCTTATCGCTCTTTCGTTTAGTCCAATATAAATCAAAATTCATGATGACTTTTTTGAAGTTTGCGTACTCCTGCGGAGAAGCAAGCTACGCGTAGCGTGTCGTTGGCGCAGCCTCTCGTAGAGAAGACAAAAGTTGAGCCAGTGTACCCTTACGGGTTCTCCGTCTGAAAGCAACTGGCGTTGCGTAGCGGTGCTAGGCTTTTTTTGCAAAAATCGTCAATAAAACAGGCCCTAATAAATAATAGTGTCCAACACAATCTAAACCAACAGCAGCGCCCATAACTTCCCGTTGCTGAGGACTATAAAATCTCACTTTCCCTAGAGAACCTAGTGTTACTTGCACTTCAGCTTTACTTTTTAATGTTGTGTCAACTAAATAAAAGCGTCCACCAGGTGAAAGCACTCGCGTCACTTCGCTGAAAATTTGTTGCGGTTCTAAATAATGCAAAAAACTTATCGTGTTGAAAACTGCATTAAATTGTCCTTCAGCAAAGGGAAGTGACTCCGCTTTACCTTCAACATAAATTAACCGGGGACGATGGCGATTATTGCGTCTGGCTACTCGCAACATCTCACTCGATAAATCTAATCCAGTCCCTTGTAAATCGGGAAACTTCGCAGCAAGGCGTTCTAGTAACCTTCCAGTACCACAACCTAAATCCAATACATTTGAATGAGATGGTAAATCGGCAAATTCTAGTAACCGTTTGTGAATAGTTTGATAGAATACAGACGGTAAAAGCCAGTCGTAGCTGGGTGCCCAAATGTCAAAAATTTGCTTTTTGTTACTTATAAAGTCACTAGTCATAGTTAGCAATAATTACAGTGTGCCAAGTAGATGAAGTATACAGGTGGTAACACAACAATGTTACGCCTTTACAATAATCTGTAACTCATAAACTTGCACCGGACTGTAATTAAACAGCTTTTATGCTTATTTTCTTTGCCATCTTATACCATTTCAAACTCTAATTGATGACTCTTGAGAAAATCATGAGTAAAATGGTCTACTACATTTGTATCGATCAATTCTAAATTATAAAAATCTACAAATTCATGGTCAAAATATGGGCCCGCGTGCCAAGTTCCTACCTCTAACTTAATAAAACAATTCCCTGGAATGCGAAAAGCGGCGATTTCCTCTAAAGCTGGTTCATTTACATCATTATGAGGAGGACAAACCGCAATTAACCAATCCTTACCTTCCAAGGAACCTAAACATTGAGTACATTGCACATGACGAGTAATTTTATGAAACCTGCGCCCTTTACGATGCAAGCGCATAATATAAAAGCGTGGCGTGCCATTTTGCAGATTTAATTGTGCATCTTCTACATCAAAAGCCTTACCATCTGCACTTGGAAAAATCACCTGTCCATAACGCCGAAAATTTTCTGGTGTTACCAATTGAACTTGTAATTGTTGGACTGTCTGTGATGTACTCATATAAAAACCTATCAAGATTTAAAATTTAAATTATTCCCATTCGAGTGATTTGGTAATCAGTGACTTGGGAATTATTGACGCTTGTTTTTCTTTATCTGAAGGTTTGGTATACCACCAAGCCCAAGCAATGAAAACTGCTTGGAAAGGAAGCCGGATTGCTTGTAACCAAGGAGAATCTGAATATGGTATGGTTTCAATCTTAATATGATTAACTGCCATATTGATATTTGCAGGGAAAACCGCAATAAATAATAAAATTAATCCCCAAGCTGCTGCTTGACTCACAGGCGGAACCAATAAACCTATCCCACCTAAAATTTCATAAAAGCCGCTGAGATAAACTAATTCTAAAGGATATGGCAGTTGCGGAGGCATAATTTTAACGTATGGTTGTGGCACTAAAAAGTGTGTCACTCCTACAATAATGATTGATACTGCTAGGATGACGCGCCAAAGTTCTTTATTTCTGTACATTTGAGTTACCTAATCTCCATTACTCACTTGTCTTCAGTTTTGACGATTAATATAATTTTGTCTTCAGCCCACAGTGATAATAAGAGGTTATACCATTATGAAAAAAGAACGCGACAGATTGTAGGATCAAGGCATTGCCCATACATATAAAATTAAGCTAAAAATAGCCTCTGTCTTAGCTTTACTGTCCGCCTGAGAATGAATTCTCAGGGCCAAAGCCAAAGTCTACTGAAGTAGACTCAAGATTTTGAGGATATTTAGTCATCTTGAGATGACTTTGACTATTAGCAAGGAACTGAAGTTCCTTGCGGTAAATGGGTTCTGCGTTAAGTTTACACATGTGGGTAATGCCTTGCCCTCTAGAATATATTGATATGTCGCCAACATTATTTGAATTGGTATTATTTATCAATTTGACGCGGATGCGTTACGCTATTGCTAACGCATCCTACGTGAACTATGAAAGGTAAAACAGATTATCCTATTAATCTTAATTCAATGAACTAAGGCGCTATCGGAATGGAAATTACAAATTCTGTTTCTTGTTGAGGTAGAGAATTGACGGTGATATTACCACCATGTTTTTTAATAATAGAATAGCTGACAAATAATCCTAAACCTGTACCCCTACCTATAGGTTTAGTAGTGAAAAATGGTTCAAATATCCGTTGTTGGATATGCAAGGGAATAAAACTGCTGGTATTGGCGATCGCAATTTTGATCTGCTCATTTTCAACTACTTCTGTACGAATCCAAATTTGTGGCTGTTCAATATTTTTTCCTGCTTCGCGAATCGCATCAATGGCATTATTAAGTATATGTAAAAATACCTGATTCAACTGTCCAGGATAACAGGTGACGGGGGGAAGATTACCATATTCTTTAATGAGTTGTATCTCAGGTTGATGTTTATAGGCTTGCAAGCGATTTTGCAAAATCAATAGTGTACTTTCTATGCCACTATGTAAATCTACTGCTTTAATCGGTGCTTCATCTAAACGCGAGAAGTTACGTAAACTCAAGACAATCTGACTGATGCGATCGCTGCCGGCTTCCATTGATTGCAGAATATCAATTACATCTTTATAAATAAAATCAATATCTATTTCATCGTGTTTAGCTTGAATTTTGGCAGAAGGTTGAGTATATTCTTGCTGATAAAGTGTAATTAAACTCATCAAATCAGCTAATACCAATTTAATATGAAGCTGCATATAATGGAGGAAGCAAACTCGGTAAATTAAAATAACCATGAGCCGCCCTTTTAAGATTGAAATCGCAGAGAGCGAAGAAGAACTTAAAAAACGTCTACAAACAGCAAACATAGGGAACCAGAAAGAAAAACTGATGATGCTGTGGTGGATAAAAAGTGGTCAGGTTCAGGAGCAGCAAGACATTGGAAAACGCTTGGCGAAAGATACTTCAACGGTAACAAGGTGGATACAAAAGTATAGGTCAGGTGGGCTAGATGAATTATTAAAAATTAAAAAAGCTCCAGGAGCAAAACGAAAAATTAACGAGCTTGCGATCGCAGGACTCACCGAAGAGTTAAAAACAGGAACAGGCTTTAGTAGCTATGGTGCAATAGTTGAGTGGTTGAAACTCAAACATGGACTGGAAGTTGAGTATGCAACAGTTTATGCATTAGTTCGATATAAATTAGGAGCAAAACTCAAAGTACCACGTCCTCAAAGCCATCAACAGGATGAAAAGTTAGTATCTGAGTTTAAAAAAAACTCGGTATCATCCTCAATATCCTAGAAAAACATCTAGCACCAGGGAGGCGTATTCATTATCTGTGTCAGGATGAGACCAGGGTGGGATTAAAAACTTTAACGGGAAAGGTGATTACTGCTTCTGGAGTAAAACCTACTGTATGCGTGAAATGGCAAAGGAAAAACTTTTGGATTTATGGCGCAATTGAACCATTCACAGGACAACATTTTCAGCAAGAATACCCCAAACTTAATGGTGAATATTTTCAACAGTTTTTAGACTGGTTATCTCAGCAATTAGGTGAAGATTATGCAATTTTACAAATAGACCAAGCTCCTGCTCATATCAGTAGTGCAATTAATTGGCCTGAAAATATTATTCCCCTGCTTCAACCACCTCATTCCCCGGAACTCAATCCCATTGAAAGGCTATGGCAGTATCTCAAAAAATCACTTCATAATGAACTTTTTTCTTCTTTACAAGACTTACGCAATCGCATACAACAACTATTTGAGCAATTAACATTTGAGCAGGTAATATCTATCTCTTCTTATAACTTTATTTTAGAAGCTCTTTTCTATGCAGCTTCATATTAAATTGGTATAAATAAGTTTCTAAATGGTCGATATTGCCCTTAATAAAACTGATTGGATTATTAATTTCGTGGGCAATTCCTGCTACTAATTGCCCCAAAGATGACATTTTTTCGGAATGAATCAATTGAGCATGGGTTTTTTGTAGATGTTGCAATGTATCTTCTAAATCTTGGGCTTTTTGGTTAAGTGCCTGGGTTTTTTGCTCTACTTCTGCTTCCAGGTTTTGGGAATAATGGGCGATTTGTTGATACAGTCGAGCATTTTCTAAGGAAATGGCAGCTTGGGTGCAAAGAAAATCTAAAATCAAGATGCGATCGCTCGTAAATACACCACTGGTAGAACGATTCTGCAAATACAAAATCCCAATCAAATTTCCTTGATGGAGAATTGGCAAGCACAAGATACTTTGAGGTTGCTGTCGAGTCAAATATTCATCAATTACAGGTAAATCTGTTTTCAGATGCTCAATTACCACAACTTCTTGGGTGTTTTTGACATACTGAATCAACTTGACTGGTATATTACAGTTTCCTTCTAGCGGTTGCGAGCAAAGTTCTGTATGATCTGGTGTTGCAATGGCTTGCAGATACCAATTACCATCACTATTGGGTAGGATTAAAGCACAGCGATCGCCACCAGAGTTTTGTAGAATAATCTGAGTTAGTTGGCGCAGTAATTCGTCAAAATGAATTGTACTAGAAAGACTTTGAGAAGCTTTGAGAACGGCAGCAAAATCTAGAGATGTATTGAGACTCTGGCTAACAGCTTGGGTAATATTTGTAGAAGCATGAACTGAGATATGGGGAGTAGCAAGAGTTGCCAAGGTTTCTAGTGGATTCCAGCTTTGGCTAGTTTGCTGTAAAATTGGACGCAGTAAATCGGGGTAGCGATTTGCTAAATCATCGGTTTTAGCTTTAGCACCCCAACGGGAATAGCAATAATAAGCTGATTGCATATAACCCGCAGCTACTTTTTCTTTACCCCCATCAAGGTAAAATTTAGCAGCAAGTTCGTTGGCTAAAGCTTCTTCTTGCAGGTAGCCGTTTTCTTTTGCTCCCTTGATGGCGCGATCATAGAGTTCCATTGCTGTGTAAGAATCACCCGACACGCGACAGCATTCAGCTTCTACTAGGTGCAATTTATGCAAATGATTATTGGGGGCATAATCGGCATATTGCTTGAGTTTTGTTTGATGATTTTGAACGCGCTGCCAACTATGAGATGATTCCTCAGTCACGGATTTTAAGATTGCTAACTGCGCTAAAGCATCATAAAAAGGCAGCAAAACGCTGACATATAATCCTGGTACACCATCTAAATATTGTTCGGTAAGGGTGGCTTGCGCGATCGCTTGTTCGTATTCGCCAAACAAATAGCAGAGAATTACTTTGTTAATTTGTACGTGATAAACAGCCGGGCGATCATTAACTTCTTGGTGTTGTGGTAACATCACATCTTCGTTGTAGACATTACCCACCAAACGATAAGGAACTTCACTACAACCTAGTAAGTTTAAAACAGCTTGGTGATAAGCTTTGTGATAATTCAGGGCTGTGGTTTGTTTCAGTTCTGCGATCGCTATCCCATACGTGGCTAATTCTGCTTCTAATTCTGTCAGTTCTTTACCAGCACAGTAAGATTGGAAACTATAGCCAAATATGCACCAAACCGCCCATTCTAAATCCCCCGTTGTCAATCCACTTTGATAACCTGCGAGTAAAGATTCTAGAATTGTCTGGAGAGGATCTTGCCAATGTCTAATAAAATTGTTGAATACAGCCGTGATTTTGGCACGTAGTTCTTCAGCAGAGAATTGCTCTATTAAGTTTAATGCTAGTTGCCCAAATTGATAGCTTGTTTCTACCGCCCCAGTAAAAGCGCAGAGAATTAAGCCATAATTTGCATAAGCAAAAGCAGATAAGGTGGTATTGCCATATTCAATTGATAAGTTAACCTGCTGCGAAACAATTA contains:
- a CDS encoding GNAT family N-acetyltransferase, producing MNQSNLELPSGCILRKATSQDNWPIRLLVLSAKLDPTQLRWQQFWVIECNGKLAACGQLRNFDDTQELGSLVVIPAWRNRGLGSLLTQHLIATATQPLYLECLGQRLAEFYSRFGFVAIAFEELPRSLKSKFGLSQLGKKLIRVPVVFMQYPNS
- a CDS encoding helix-turn-helix domain-containing protein, which encodes MSRPFKIEIAESEEELKKRLQTANIGNQKEKLMMLWWIKSGQVQEQQDIGKRLAKDTSTVTRWIQKYRSGGLDELLKIKKAPGAKRKINELAIAGLTEELKTGTGFSSYGAIVEWLKLKHGLEVEYATVYALVRYKLGAKLKVPRPQSHQQDEKLVSEFKKNSVSSSIS
- a CDS encoding DoxX family protein; this encodes MYRNKELWRVILAVSIIIVGVTHFLVPQPYVKIMPPQLPYPLELVYLSGFYEILGGIGLLVPPVSQAAAWGLILLFIAVFPANINMAVNHIKIETIPYSDSPWLQAIRLPFQAVFIAWAWWYTKPSDKEKQASIIPKSLITKSLEWE
- a CDS encoding ureidoglycolate lyase; translated protein: MSTSQTVQQLQVQLVTPENFRRYGQVIFPSADGKAFDVEDAQLNLQNGTPRFYIMRLHRKGRRFHKITRHVQCTQCLGSLEGKDWLIAVCPPHNDVNEPALEEIAAFRIPGNCFIKLEVGTWHAGPYFDHEFVDFYNLELIDTNVVDHFTHDFLKSHQLEFEMV
- a CDS encoding class I SAM-dependent methyltransferase produces the protein MTSDFISNKKQIFDIWAPSYDWLLPSVFYQTIHKRLLEFADLPSHSNVLDLGCGTGRLLERLAAKFPDLQGTGLDLSSEMLRVARRNNRHRPRLIYVEGKAESLPFAEGQFNAVFNTISFLHYLEPQQIFSEVTRVLSPGGRFYLVDTTLKSKAEVQVTLGSLGKVRFYSPQQREVMGAAVGLDCVGHYYLLGPVLLTIFAKKA
- a CDS encoding WG repeat-containing protein; amino-acid sequence: MNFDLYWTKRKSDKKIVFLLTGLSCLILQACYDEDALHTCSTTLFPFQTSLSFNPNCIGDPSEGMSLINNGGTYSERNVGLTSTGKWGYANLKAEIVVHPQYDSARDFAEGLASVGVNGKSGFIDKTGKVVIPLQFSETFSFSEGLAAAKLNGKWGYIDKTGRVVIPFQFTEALAFSEGLAAAKLNGKWRYIDKTGRFVFSFNYGVLGLVYPPAFTEGFVPAELNGKLGFIDKTGKVVIPFKFDASGYGLHPSFLQGLVAVKLNGKWGYIDKSGQVIIPFKYNYTQRFDDGTIEVSTGEKGEDFDKTGKPIGQ
- a CDS encoding sensor histidine kinase, which encodes MQLHIKLVLADLMSLITLYQQEYTQPSAKIQAKHDEIDIDFIYKDVIDILQSMEAGSDRISQIVLSLRNFSRLDEAPIKAVDLHSGIESTLLILQNRLQAYKHQPEIQLIKEYGNLPPVTCYPGQLNQVFLHILNNAIDAIREAGKNIEQPQIWIRTEVVENEQIKIAIANTSSFIPLHIQQRIFEPFFTTKPIGRGTGLGLFVSYSIIKKHGGNITVNSLPQQETEFVISIPIAP
- a CDS encoding IS630 family transposase, with amino-acid sequence MCQDETRVGLKTLTGKVITASGVKPTVCVKWQRKNFWIYGAIEPFTGQHFQQEYPKLNGEYFQQFLDWLSQQLGEDYAILQIDQAPAHISSAINWPENIIPLLQPPHSPELNPIERLWQYLKKSLHNELFSSLQDLRNRIQQLFEQLTFEQVISISSYNFILEALFYAASY